AAATCATCGATCCGAACGGCTTGACCACGGTTTTAACCTACGACGCCCGGCAGCGGTTGTTATCCCGCACGACTGGCACGGAAATCACCCAGTATCAGTATGACAACGCCGGGCAGCTTAAGAAAATCACCTTCCCGGACGGCAGTTTCTTGAGCTATACCTACGATGCTGCGCATCGCCTGACAGGCATTGCCGATAACTCGGGTAACCGCATTCAATACACGCTGGATGCGATGGGCAATCGTATCCGAGAAGAATTATTCGATGCCGGTAATAACCTGGCCAGAACCCAACAGCGCGAATACGATGCGCTGAACCGGCTGTGGAAAGATATCGGCGCGCAAAGCCAGACCACACAGTACCAATACGACGCGCAAGGCAACATCAAGCAAATCGCCAACCCGCTGCTGCACGCGGTCAATTTCCAATTCGACGCACGCAACCGGCTGAAAGAAATCACCGATCCGGCGAACGGCTTCACCCGGCAAGCATACAATGGGCTCGATCAGATCACGCAACTGACCGACCCGGGAAATATCGCCACCACTTATAGCTACAACGGTTTCGGTGATTTGCTGCAAGAAGTCTCAGCCGACCGCGGCACGACCACGTACACCTACGATTCCGCCGGTAATCTCAAAACCGTCACCGACGCGCGAGGTGTCAAGCAGTCCTATACCTGGGATGCATTGAACCGTCCGACCAAGCGCACCCACACCACGGTGGCCGGTGTACCTGCCACTATTGCGCTGACCTGGAGTTACGATACCGGTGCGAACAGTATCGGGCGGCTGACCGGCATGACCGATGAATCCGGTTCCACCGGTTTCAGCTACGATGCGCACGGCCGGTTGCTCACCAAAACGCAGACTGCCAAAATTCCGAGCGGTAGGGCCGGCAATACCATCAATTACATTCAAACATTGAGTTACCAATACGACAGCTTTGGCCGCATCGGCCAAACTACGTATCCGTCCGGCGCGCAGATCACCACCAGCTATGGCGCCGACGGCCGCCCGAACGAGATCCGCGTTAATGGCGCTGTGCTGCTCAACAACATCAGCTATCATCCGTTTGGCGAAGCCAAGAGCTGGGTATGGGGCAACGGGCAAGCCTACATACGCAGCTTTGACTTGGATGGGCGGCTCAGCACCCATCCGGTGGGCAACGACACGCGCACGCTGACTTACGATCCTGCCAGCCGCATCACGCAAACAACCGATACCAATCCGCTGCATAACCGCAGCTACGATTACGACGCGCTCGACCGCTTGATCAGCCAGTCGGACAATAACGGCTTCAAGCTGTGGGGCTACGATGCCAACAGCAACCGCACCCAAGCGCAATTCGGTGGAACCAGCTATCCGTACACCATCGCCGCCGCCAGCAACCGTCTGACGAACGTGGCCGGACCGGTTGCGAAGAACTACAGCTACAATGCCGCCGGTCATCCGCTGAGCGACGGTACTGCGACCTTTACCTGGAACGCCGCCGGTAAACTCGCGACTACGGTCAAAGGCGGCAAGACACACACTTACAAATATAACGCGCTGGATCAGCGTATCATCAAAAACGGTCCGTTGAGTCCGAGGTTTTTATTCTTCTACGATCCAAACGGACAATTGATCGGGGAATACCGGGACAATGCATCGACGGCTACACCAACCGACGATTGGCTGGTGCGGCAAGAAACCATATGGCTGAATAACATTCCGGTCGGCGTAATCACGAAACCCACCGCTACCAGTGAAATACAAGTGCACTACATCCATGCCGACCACCTCAACACCCCGCGGGTGATCGTGGATCAGACTAACACCATTATCTGGCGCTGGGAGAACACCCACGCGTTCGGCGCTAACTTCCCTGACGAAGACCCGGACAGCAATGGCCAATTATTTGAATACCACCCCCGTTTCCCCGGGCAGTATTTTGACAAGGAAACCGGCCTGCACTACAACTATTTCCGCTATTATGAACCGGAGACGGGAAGATATATTTCACCCGATCCGATCGGGTTGGCGGGCGGGATGAATGTTTGGGGGTATGTGGGGCAGAGTCCGTTGAGTTTTGTTGATTCGGATGGCCTGTTACCCGATGCAATTGTTGATCTCGGACTGATTGCATTTGATATTGCTTCCTATGCGTACAATAAAATCCGAGGTTGTGATACATCGGTGGACATTGCTTCACTAAAAGCCAATACATTGGGTTTATTTATACCTGGAGCTACTGGGTTGGGTCTTGGGATTAGAGTCCATGGCATTAGCTCAAAGACGGTAGTGGTATTAGGAAAGAATCCAGATTACATTAGGATAGCGAACGAATTGGGAGCAAGGCGTTTTAGTATTCCAGCTGATGTGTGGAATAAAATGAGTAAGGCTGAGCAGTGGGCAGCAAATAAAAAATTCTTAGATCGAGTGATAAAGCGCGGGGATGACATTGTTTTATCAAATCCGGTTAAGAATATTAATGATGTAACGGGAGCATTTCGCAGTGAGTTGGATTATCTAATGGAAAAGGGATTTAGGCTCAACAGAGATGGAACAAAGTTAGTGAAATGATATGACGGTAGATATTTTATACAAACTTATAACTCTTCCACGCGAGTTTTCTCTGCAGCAAACGGTATCGATGCATGATCTCTTGCAACGTACTGGTTATGCGAATATTTCCAAATTAATTTCTGAGCAAGATTTATATGAGGAAATACTCTCATATCCCGATGTGGTTACAGATTGGTTAGATTATTCTGAAGATAAAAGGTGCGTGGGCTGGTACTTTTGTTCTAGTGATTCAAATGAATATCTAGTTGGTTATCTGGATGATGATGAAAGGATTGAGACTAAATATACAGATAAGTTAAAGGCTTGTGCTGTATTTATTAAGCAAGAGCTGAACGAAATTCTTAAGAGCAAGTAGCAGATAAGCTTGCGCCATCCAGGATCAACGCATCATCAAAAATGGCTCGTTGAGTAATGGCTCGTTGAGTCCGAGGTTTTTGTTCTTCTACGATTCCAACAGACAATTGATCGGGGAATACCGGGATAACGCATCAACAACCACGCCAACCGATGATTGGCTGGTGCGGCAAGAAACCATATGGCTGAATAACATTCCGGTCGGCGTAATCACGAAACCCACCGCTACCAGTGAAATACAGGTGAGCTACATCCATGCCGACCATCTCAACACTCCCAGAGTGATCGTGGATCAGACCAACACCATCGTCTGGCGCTGGGACAACACCCACGCCTTTGGTGCGAACTTGCCTAACGAAGACCCGGACGGCAACGGTCAACTGTTTGAATACCACCCCCGTTTCCCCGGGCAGTATTTCGACAAGGAAACCGGCCTGCATTACAACTATTTCCGCTATTATGAACCGGAGACCGGAAGATACCTCTCACCAGACCCGATCGGGTTGGCGGCAGGGATGAATGTTTGGGGGTATGTGGGTGGGAATCCAGTTTTGAATTTTGATCTACTGGGTTTGGAACTAATTTCGTTTGAGGAAGGGCAACGGATTACTGAAGTTGCTAGAACTTGGTCAGGAGTACCTTATTATGAAAATGGTGGTGCAAGGTCAAGTCGAGATAGAGCTGATTGTTCTGGGTCTATTTGGAAAATCTATGAGGAGGCAGGTTATCCCTATGAATATTCAAATTCTAAAATGTTTCCGGATAACCCGCGTTTTAAGCCTGCCCCTAATAATAAGCCTCAGCCGGGTGACGTAGGACAATGGAATGGTCATGTATTAATTTTCGATCCTAAAGCAGATGCTAGATATGATTCCTGGTCTGCTCGCAGACCAGGGGTGCCATTTGGTGCTGCTCAGATAATTTGGTGGGAAAAATCAATGAGGCCAGTAACATGGTATCGATATGACAAACCAATCAATAATATTAAGTAGGAAGCATATAATATCCATACTTTTAGCTATTGTATGCTGTGTATCATTCAATCACAGTATCTGGGCTAAATCGCTCAATGGAGTTGAAGTTGATGCTGTAAGGATTGTTGCGGAAAAATTTTGCTACGCTGACTTCGAGGGTGATCCAGATATACGAATGGATATTGCAAAATATACAACAAGTCGACGAAAAGAAGAGAGTAGAAAAGATCCTGAATTACTTGGAAAAGTTATTGCATTTGAGGCGGATCCAATTTTTGTTGTTAAATCATTTAAAATCACAAATATTTTAGTTGAAAAAAATACCGCAGTTGTAACAGTTATTTTTGACCGGATAGCAAAAAGTATGGGTAGTGGGTTACCTGGAAGAAAAATAATTACTGATGATTTGAAACAAGATGTTGTAAAACTCCAGTTTATTCGCGATCAAGAAAAATGGTGGATTTTGGATCCTCCAATACCACGGGTATCAGTAAAAGCGCTGCATCAGTTTTATAAAGATAGAATTGATAGCATGGCTGACTGGATTTTTACAAAGCGAGCCTCTGAGTCCCAAAAAAATAATTATGAAGAAATGAATAAAACTTTAGAGATATTGAAGTCATTAATGTAAGTAAGTAGTCCAGATAAGCTAGTGTCTTCTAGGGCTAACAATGCCAAGTGATGCAAAACCTCTTTTAGCCCATGAGAGTTCCAAAAAAGCCATTTGCTTTATTCGCAGTAAGTATGTTTATTGGTTTAAGCACCATCTTGGTTGAAAGATTTTTTTGGCATATCGGCTATTCAAATTATTTGCTGCTGCTGAGCATTCTTGTTTTGCCGCATATCGTCGTCAGCACCATGATAATCAAAGAAAATCCAGATAGATTTCTATTGCGGCTGGGTGCTGTAGTTATATTGATCATTGGTCAACGGTGGCTCATCGAGCTGAGTACGATGCTGATAATTTGGCATTTTCGCGGATTTGCACCATAGTAATTAGTCTGAATAAGCTTGCGCCATCCAGGGGCGTTGCATCATCAAGAATTTGCGGTTGAACATGCGGTTTTTTCTTGCATGATTGCCACGCTCAACTCTTCAAATACCATCCTCGCTTCCCCATCCAGTATTCAGCAGGGCTGACTCAGTAGATATATTCCCGCAGAATGGATATAATCCGCTGAATAAATAGCCTTTAAAAAGAAGCATAAGAACATCAATCCATTCTCTCTTCACAATTGCCTGCGTTGTTAAATCACGAACCACCGTATGTTTCCTTTCCTATTTTGCTTTTGAGCGCGAACCCGGTGAAATGATGCTGCAAAGACAAGTCATGTGTCCGGCAAGTTGTTTTGATGGGCCTTTTCATTTAAAAATTTATTAATTCTGGAGGAAAAATGAGTCACACGCTTTATGAAACAAAGATTCAGCGAGTACAGCGCTGCGAACTGGCGGTTCCAGGTTCCAGTCCCGGCATGTTTGAAAAAGCGCTGAATAGCGGTGTCGATTTCGTTTTTCTCGATCTGGAAGACGCCGTTGCGCCGGACGATAAAATCCAGGCGCGTAAAAATGTCATCCAAGCGCTCAACGATCTGGATTGGAGAGGCCACGGCATTACCGTTTCGGTGCGCATCAACGGCCTGGATACGCAATACATGGTGCGCGACGTGGTCGATCTGGTCGAACAAGCCGGAAGCAAAATCGATACCTTGCTGATCCCGAAAGCCGGTGTGTATGCGGATGTCTACATGGTACAAGCGATGGTTACCCAGCTTGAAATGCAGCAAGGATTGAAAAACCGCATCGGTCTGGAAGCCTTGATCGAAACCGCGCTTGGCATGGCCAATGTGGAAGACATCGCGCGCAACGGCGCGATGGGACGACTGGAAGCGCTGCATTTCGGCGTGGCCGACTATGCCGCCAGCAATCGCGCCAGAACCACCAATATCGGCGGCTTGAACCCGGATTATCCCGGCGATCAATGGCATTTCGCCATCAGCCGCATGATCGTGGCTTGCCGCGCGTACGGTTTACGTCCGATCGACGGGCCGTTCGGCGACATTAAGGATCCCGACGGTTACGTGCTGGCGGCCAAGCGTGCCGCAGCATTGGGTTGCGAAGGCAAATGGGCGATCCATCCAACGCAGATTCCATTGGCGAACGACGTGTTTACGCCGCCGGAGCGCGAAATCGAAAAAGCCAAGCGCATTCTGGCCGCGCTCAAGGAAGCCGCCGCGCAAGGCAAAGGCGCCGCCGCGCTCGATGGCCGCTTGATCGATGCCGCTTCGGAAAGAATGGCCAATAACGTGGTGAAAATCGCCGATGCGATAGCCGCTAAAAACGGTTAACGATTAATGACTAAAGGCCGCGTTGAGCGGCCTTTATCTTTATGACGCAGTAAATGTAATGATTAAATTAACGCAGTAATTGCGATTATTGGGGAAATTGAATTGAATATTCACGAATATCAAGCGAAGGAAATTTTGGCGGAGTACGGCGTCAAGATCGCGGAAGGCGGTTTGGCCTATAGCGTGGTGGAGGCCGTGCAGCGCGCCAGGGAGATAGAGGGCGACGTATGGGTTGTCAAAGCGCAGATCCATTCCGGCGCGCGCGGTAAAGCGGGCGGTATCAAAGTCTGCAAAACCCACGCGGAAGTCGAACAAGCCGCCGAGAGCTTGCTCGGCAAAAAACTGGTGACGCATCAAACCGGCCCGGCGGGCAAAGTCTGTTCCCGGCTTTATATCGAGGCAGGCACCAACATTGCCAAGGAAATGTATCTGTCATTCATGATCGACCGCGTCAGCGAGCGCGTCATCATGATCGGCTCGGCGCAAGGCGGCATGGAAATCGAAAAACTGGCCGTGACCAATCCCGAAGCGATCATCAAAATCTACGTCGAACCGGCGGTCGGATTGCAGGATTTTCAGGCGCGCAAGATGGCGTTTGCCTTGGGTATCGACCCGGCGCAACTGAATCACGCGGTGAAAACCATCAAAGGCTGTTACCGCGCGTTGCGCGATCTCGATGCCAACATTCTGGAAATCAACCCGCTGGTGATTACCGCGAATAACGATATCATCGCGCTGGATGCGAAAATGGTGTTCGACGAGAACGCGCTGTTCCGCCGTCACCGCATCGCCGAATTGCGCGACAACACGCAAGTCGATCACCGTGAAGTTGCCGCAGCGGAAGCCGGATTAAGCTACGTCGGTCTGGATGGCGACATCGGTTGCATGATCAATGGCGCAGGCCTGGCGATGGCGACGATGGACATGATCAAACTGGCTGGTGGCGAACCCGCTAACTTCCTCGATGTCGGCGGCGGCGCATCCGCCGAGCGCACCGAAAAAGCGTTCCGCCTGGTACTTGCCGATTCCGGCGTCAAAGCGATGCTGGTGAATATCTTCGCCGGGATCAACCGTTGCGACTGGATCGCCGAAGGCGTGGTGCAAGCGGTCAAAAACATCGATATGAAAGTGCCGCTGGTGGTTCGCTTGTCGGGCACCAACGTGGAAGAAGGCCGCCGCATCATTGCGAACAGCGGCCTGCCGATCATCACCGCCGAAACGTTAGCGGAAGCCGCGGAAAAAGTTGTCCGCGCCCGCAACGAAGTCGTCGCAAAAGCCTAGGAGTCCAAAGTGGCGATATTAATTGACGAAAAAACACGCATTATTGTTCAAGGATTTACCGGCAGAATCGGTACTTTTCACGCGCAGGAAATGATCGACTACGGCTCCAACGTGGTCGGCGGTGTCACGCCGGGTAAAGGCGGACAAACGCATCTCGGCTTGCCGGTATTCAACACGGTTAAGGAAGCGGTCGAGCAAGCCGGCGCGGAAGCCAGCATCGTGTTTGTGCCGCCCGCATTTGCTGCGGATTCGATCATGGAAGCCGCCGATGCCAGCATCAAATACTGTG
This is a stretch of genomic DNA from Nitrosomonas sp. sh817. It encodes these proteins:
- a CDS encoding CoA ester lyase; translation: MSHTLYETKIQRVQRCELAVPGSSPGMFEKALNSGVDFVFLDLEDAVAPDDKIQARKNVIQALNDLDWRGHGITVSVRINGLDTQYMVRDVVDLVEQAGSKIDTLLIPKAGVYADVYMVQAMVTQLEMQQGLKNRIGLEALIETALGMANVEDIARNGAMGRLEALHFGVADYAASNRARTTNIGGLNPDYPGDQWHFAISRMIVACRAYGLRPIDGPFGDIKDPDGYVLAAKRAAALGCEGKWAIHPTQIPLANDVFTPPEREIEKAKRILAALKEAAAQGKGAAALDGRLIDAASERMANNVVKIADAIAAKNG
- a CDS encoding RHS repeat-associated core domain-containing protein: MIEHINSSNQRIGWTYTDKFFDRTEKYDAYGKLISIEDRSGIVHNLTYNPSGGLASIVDSFGNKLQFTHDAYGNFSTLIDPAGGVYQYAYESNGNLISVTYPDGKVRSYHYNEPAYTSGANLPNALTGITDENGMRFATYTYDAQGRAVVTEHAGGVERYVLGYSGDHSHTLVTDPLGSQYTHNFQTILGVAKSTGQSQPAGSGCGAASSHISYDVNGNAISRADFNGNKTCYAYDLSRNLEIARVEGVSSASNCPGDLLGYTPAASSSERKILTEWHANYRLPVRITEAGRETSYVYDAHGNVTQQQIKDTATNATRTWTTDYLYHASIPGVILQKTDDGPRTDVADITITQYYAPDAACSGGHLGCRGQVASVTNALGHVTQITRYNAHGQPEEIIDPNGLTTVLTYDARQRLLSRTTGTEITQYQYDNAGQLKKITFPDGSFLSYTYDAAHRLTGIADNSGNRIQYTLDAMGNRIREELFDAGNNLARTQQREYDALNRLWKDIGAQSQTTQYQYDAQGNIKQIANPLLHAVNFQFDARNRLKEITDPANGFTRQAYNGLDQITQLTDPGNIATTYSYNGFGDLLQEVSADRGTTTYTYDSAGNLKTVTDARGVKQSYTWDALNRPTKRTHTTVAGVPATIALTWSYDTGANSIGRLTGMTDESGSTGFSYDAHGRLLTKTQTAKIPSGRAGNTINYIQTLSYQYDSFGRIGQTTYPSGAQITTSYGADGRPNEIRVNGAVLLNNISYHPFGEAKSWVWGNGQAYIRSFDLDGRLSTHPVGNDTRTLTYDPASRITQTTDTNPLHNRSYDYDALDRLISQSDNNGFKLWGYDANSNRTQAQFGGTSYPYTIAAASNRLTNVAGPVAKNYSYNAAGHPLSDGTATFTWNAAGKLATTVKGGKTHTYKYNALDQRIIKNGPLSPRFLFFYDPNGQLIGEYRDNASTATPTDDWLVRQETIWLNNIPVGVITKPTATSEIQVHYIHADHLNTPRVIVDQTNTIIWRWENTHAFGANFPDEDPDSNGQLFEYHPRFPGQYFDKETGLHYNYFRYYEPETGRYISPDPIGLAGGMNVWGYVGQSPLSFVDSDGLLPDAIVDLGLIAFDIASYAYNKIRGCDTSVDIASLKANTLGLFIPGATGLGLGIRVHGISSKTVVVLGKNPDYIRIANELGARRFSIPADVWNKMSKAEQWAANKKFLDRVIKRGDDIVLSNPVKNINDVTGAFRSELDYLMEKGFRLNRDGTKLVK
- a CDS encoding RHS repeat-associated core domain-containing protein; translation: MFFYDSNRQLIGEYRDNASTTTPTDDWLVRQETIWLNNIPVGVITKPTATSEIQVSYIHADHLNTPRVIVDQTNTIVWRWDNTHAFGANLPNEDPDGNGQLFEYHPRFPGQYFDKETGLHYNYFRYYEPETGRYLSPDPIGLAAGMNVWGYVGGNPVLNFDLLGLELISFEEGQRITEVARTWSGVPYYENGGARSSRDRADCSGSIWKIYEEAGYPYEYSNSKMFPDNPRFKPAPNNKPQPGDVGQWNGHVLIFDPKADARYDSWSARRPGVPFGAAQIIWWEKSMRPVTWYRYDKPINNIK
- a CDS encoding malate--CoA ligase subunit beta; protein product: MNIHEYQAKEILAEYGVKIAEGGLAYSVVEAVQRAREIEGDVWVVKAQIHSGARGKAGGIKVCKTHAEVEQAAESLLGKKLVTHQTGPAGKVCSRLYIEAGTNIAKEMYLSFMIDRVSERVIMIGSAQGGMEIEKLAVTNPEAIIKIYVEPAVGLQDFQARKMAFALGIDPAQLNHAVKTIKGCYRALRDLDANILEINPLVITANNDIIALDAKMVFDENALFRRHRIAELRDNTQVDHREVAAAEAGLSYVGLDGDIGCMINGAGLAMATMDMIKLAGGEPANFLDVGGGASAERTEKAFRLVLADSGVKAMLVNIFAGINRCDWIAEGVVQAVKNIDMKVPLVVRLSGTNVEEGRRIIANSGLPIITAETLAEAAEKVVRARNEVVAKA